A single Anas acuta chromosome 19, bAnaAcu1.1, whole genome shotgun sequence DNA region contains:
- the KIAA0753 gene encoding protein moonraker isoform X3, with translation MGPSKPSLSGAPFASTAPLYRNEGKTLQTQLQFNRNVPAVPENLALRFSNPCPIIIEKLKPSTDQRNLSGIDNSSIKSSGKFSIISEERLKQAIQLAKRDMKRKHLEEQMKQKVLGDAVSESLLAQKSQQQKNKVFESPEKKNVLKSQTELKYQGKLGQPSRVETTSSGAKVYLYTPSEGRLTPAVLGSSPTHNMRPDTKPNVNKKEDKSRQEIQRLQKELRSCIQKIEELIKKGVRLNKRVEEILDRDEEQQVCTRRQKQASRSARMLYVLQQQVKEIQDDLEKLSPHEIKHTKKSQAVSRLAAAHRGAIRALQAFANQFTDQTEQLIPTHYKELGSLIRQLSLCSAKLEVDSSVSDIIIDILLQIEDLDSLLEKKQAAKKSKKCLTASQHKFPVNTETSPGRKQLTSPKGGKKSVILKEKHGQEPRKFPAARDKLQHVTNISAVQKMNSHAHILHNKFQEENDLPTPERNAVLKGSIDSQSRSRAVKKDLILESVPLKKKELILPVKTQGMLKPQKRRQVQPQGKHAQFQDTTIAFQLKENKRLVKESRTPWVPPNPTSPPASLKRAYRISRTASSKKLIHKHSALQKGKTEERRQGLMEKEALRFEVPASSHAKRMKVLTDLSKGEMEKIKKLRSQGASPTQYVDKIEKAVQKRLEPPLDRVQQVAANADILSEKVLDDLLKDTAQELQNTEQQKKLQAEELVADSPSLETMLQRMEEIERYQAAVCRRFTQIVYSDSKFWAQEMDQQSALTAKIPTSPHPIHITKLTQHIEPETDILIEKLFDDNDIDENKEPKEKLLTGNDILNPLTQNSIQKECYISLPVTKHMLQSIKDYNSRYEHHLKLIFHEAIGGFNPWQIAESLAEELTEEALCDVAAELQDVCEDYAEAVFTSEFLQPAQ, from the exons ATGGGACCAAGCAAGCCATCTTTGTCTGGTGCTCCATTTGCATCCACTGCCCCGCTATACAGGAATGAAGGAAAGACTTTACAAACCCAG CTCCAGTTTAACAGAAATGTTCCTGCAGTTCCAGAGAACTTGGCTCTCAGATTCTCTAACCCCTGTCCAATTATAATAGAAAAACTGAAGCCATCCACTGATCAGAGAAATCTATCTGGAATTGACAACTCCAGCATCAAAAGCTCTGGCAAGTTTTCAATAATATCTGAAGAGAGACTAAAACAGGCCATTCAGCTAGCCAAAAGGGACATGAAACGAAAACATCTTGAAGagcaaatgaaacagaaagtaTTAGGAGATGCTGTCAGTGAATCATTGTTGGCTCAGAagtcacagcagcagaagaataaagtatttgaaagtccagaaaagaaaaatgtgctgAAGTCTCAAACTGAGTTGAAATATCAAGGGAAACTTGGTCAGCCTTCCCGCGTGGAGACTACCAGTTCTGGTGCAAAAGTTTATCTCTACACACCGAGTGAGGGAAGACTAACACCAGCTGTTCTGGGCTCTTCACCCACCCATAACATGAGACCAGACACCAAGCCAAATGTTaacaaaaaagaagataaaagtaGGCAGGAAATCCAACGGCTACAAAAGGAATTGAGAAGTTGTATCCAGAAAATAGAAGAACTGATTAAAAAAGGTGTAAGACtgaaca AGAGAGTTGAAGAAATTTTAGATCGTGATGAAGAGCAACAGGTTTGCACTCGAAGACAGAAACAAGCTTCACGGTCAGCTCGGATGCTGTATGTACTCCAACAACAG GTAAAAGAAATTCAGGATGATTTAGAGAAACTGAGTCCTCATGAAATCAAACACACTAAAAAG tcTCAAGCAGTATCCAGAttggcagcagcacacagaggaGCTATACGAGCCTTGCAGGCATTTGCCAATCAGTTTACTGATCAAACAGAGCAACTTATTCCTACCCACTACAAGGAACTGGGCAGTCTCATTCGACAGCTGTCTCTTTGTTCTGCCAAACTAGAAGTGGATTCTTCAGTTTCTGACATTATCATAGATATTTTGCTCCAAATTGAG GATCTGGATTCAttgctggaaaagaaacaagcagccaaaaaatcaaagaaatgtcTTACAGCATCTCAGCACAAATTTCCAGTGAACACTGAGACATCTCcaggcagaaagcagctgacatctccaaaaggaggaaaaaagtctgTCATCTTAAAGGAAAAGCATGGACAAGAACCTAGAAAATTTCCAGCTGCCAGAG ATAAACTTCAACATGttacaaatatttcagcagtTCAGAAGATGAACAGTCATGCGCATATATTGCACAATAAAttccaagaagaaaatgatCTACCTACTCCAGagagaaatgctgttttgaaaggaagtaTAGATTCACAGTCAAGATCTAGAGCTGTAAAAAAGGATCTCATCCTTGAAAGTGTccctttgaaaaagaaagaactgatATTACCTGTAAAAACACAG GGAATGCTTAAACCTCAAAAACGTCGGCAGGTACAGCCTCAAGGAAAGCATGCCCAATTTCAAGATACAACTATAGCTTTTCAGCTAAAAGAGAATAAACGTCTTGTTAAGGAGAGCAGAACACCCTGGGTGCCTCCAAACCCTACATCTCCACCTGCTTCACTGAAACG TGCTTACAGGATATCCAGGACTGCAAGTTCCAAGAAGCTCATTCATAAGCATTCAGCTTTGCAGAAagggaagacagaagaaagaagacaagggCTCATGGAAAAAGAAGCTCTCAG aTTTGAAGTTCCGGCTTCAAGCCATGCTAAAAGGATGAAGGTTCTAACTGACCTCAGCaaaggagaaatggaaaaaataaaaaagctaag gtcACAAGGTGCTTCTCCAACCCAGTATGTAGACAAAATTGAGAAAGCAGTACAGAAACGCCTAGAACCTCCGTTGGATAGGGTGCAG CAGGTTGCAGCAAATGCAGATATCCTGAGTGAGAAGGTATTGGATGATCTTTTAAAAGATACTGCTCAAGAACTCCAGAATacagagcagcagaagaaactCCAGGCTGAGGAGCTCGTCGCTGACAGTCCTAGTCTAGAGACAATGTTGCAAAGAATGGAAGAAATTGAA agaTACCAGGCAGCTGTATGCAGGAGATTCACCCAGATTGTGTATAGTGATTCAAAGTTCTGGGCCCAGGAAATGG aTCAACAAAGTGCATTAACAGCTAAAATACCTACATCTCCTCATCCAATTCACATAACCAAATTAACCCAGCACATAGAGCcagaaacagacattttaattgaaaaactTTTTGATGACAA CGATattgatgaaaacaaagaaccAAAAGAGAAATTGCTGACTGGAAATGATATTCTGAATCCCTTGACCCAGAATTCTATACAGAAGGAGTGCTATATTTCTCTCCCTGTTACAAAGCATATGCTCCAGAGCATCAAGGATTATAACAGCAGATATGAACATCACCTAAAGCTCATTTTTCATGAGGCAATAGGTGGTTTCAATCCATGGCAGATTGCTGAGAG
- the KIAA0753 gene encoding protein moonraker isoform X4, with protein sequence MGPSKPSLSGAPFASTAPLYRNEGKTLQTQLQFNRNVPAVPENLALRFSNPCPIIIEKLKPSTDQRNLSGIDNSSIKSSGKFSIISEERLKQAIQLAKRDMKRKHLEEQMKQKVLGDAVSESLLAQKSQQQKNKVFESPEKKNVLKSQTELKYQGKLGQPSRVETTSSGAKVYLYTPSEGRLTPAVLGSSPTHNMRPDTKPNVNKKEDKSRQEIQRLQKELRSCIQKIEELIKKERVEEILDRDEEQQVCTRRQKQASRSARMLYVLQQQVKEIQDDLEKLSPHEIKHTKKSQAVSRLAAAHRGAIRALQAFANQFTDQTEQLIPTHYKELGSLIRQLSLCSAKLEVDSSVSDIIIDILLQIEDLDSLLEKKQAAKKSKKCLTASQHKFPVNTETSPGRKQLTSPKGGKKSVILKEKHGQEPRKFPAARDKLQHVTNISAVQKMNSHAHILHNKFQEENDLPTPERNAVLKGSIDSQSRSRAVKKDLILESVPLKKKELILPVKTQGMLKPQKRRQVQPQGKHAQFQDTTIAFQLKENKRLVKESRTPWVPPNPTSPPASLKRAYRISRTASSKKLIHKHSALQKGKTEERRQGLMEKEALRFEVPASSHAKRMKVLTDLSKGEMEKIKKLRSQGASPTQYVDKIEKAVQKRLEPPLDRVQQVAANADILSEKVLDDLLKDTAQELQNTEQQKKLQAEELVADSPSLETMLQRMEEIERYQAAVCRRFTQIVYSDSKFWAQEMDQQSALTAKIPTSPHPIHITKLTQHIEPETDILIEKLFDDNDIDENKEPKEKLLTGNDILNPLTQNSIQKECYISLPVTKHMLQSIKDYNSRYEHHLKLIFHEAIGGFNPWQIAERYLEKIKGCGRRMSWRGDYFSHLCMVLPPEQLCEIQVLQKN encoded by the exons ATGGGACCAAGCAAGCCATCTTTGTCTGGTGCTCCATTTGCATCCACTGCCCCGCTATACAGGAATGAAGGAAAGACTTTACAAACCCAG CTCCAGTTTAACAGAAATGTTCCTGCAGTTCCAGAGAACTTGGCTCTCAGATTCTCTAACCCCTGTCCAATTATAATAGAAAAACTGAAGCCATCCACTGATCAGAGAAATCTATCTGGAATTGACAACTCCAGCATCAAAAGCTCTGGCAAGTTTTCAATAATATCTGAAGAGAGACTAAAACAGGCCATTCAGCTAGCCAAAAGGGACATGAAACGAAAACATCTTGAAGagcaaatgaaacagaaagtaTTAGGAGATGCTGTCAGTGAATCATTGTTGGCTCAGAagtcacagcagcagaagaataaagtatttgaaagtccagaaaagaaaaatgtgctgAAGTCTCAAACTGAGTTGAAATATCAAGGGAAACTTGGTCAGCCTTCCCGCGTGGAGACTACCAGTTCTGGTGCAAAAGTTTATCTCTACACACCGAGTGAGGGAAGACTAACACCAGCTGTTCTGGGCTCTTCACCCACCCATAACATGAGACCAGACACCAAGCCAAATGTTaacaaaaaagaagataaaagtaGGCAGGAAATCCAACGGCTACAAAAGGAATTGAGAAGTTGTATCCAGAAAATAGAAGAACTGATTAAAAAAG AGAGAGTTGAAGAAATTTTAGATCGTGATGAAGAGCAACAGGTTTGCACTCGAAGACAGAAACAAGCTTCACGGTCAGCTCGGATGCTGTATGTACTCCAACAACAG GTAAAAGAAATTCAGGATGATTTAGAGAAACTGAGTCCTCATGAAATCAAACACACTAAAAAG tcTCAAGCAGTATCCAGAttggcagcagcacacagaggaGCTATACGAGCCTTGCAGGCATTTGCCAATCAGTTTACTGATCAAACAGAGCAACTTATTCCTACCCACTACAAGGAACTGGGCAGTCTCATTCGACAGCTGTCTCTTTGTTCTGCCAAACTAGAAGTGGATTCTTCAGTTTCTGACATTATCATAGATATTTTGCTCCAAATTGAG GATCTGGATTCAttgctggaaaagaaacaagcagccaaaaaatcaaagaaatgtcTTACAGCATCTCAGCACAAATTTCCAGTGAACACTGAGACATCTCcaggcagaaagcagctgacatctccaaaaggaggaaaaaagtctgTCATCTTAAAGGAAAAGCATGGACAAGAACCTAGAAAATTTCCAGCTGCCAGAG ATAAACTTCAACATGttacaaatatttcagcagtTCAGAAGATGAACAGTCATGCGCATATATTGCACAATAAAttccaagaagaaaatgatCTACCTACTCCAGagagaaatgctgttttgaaaggaagtaTAGATTCACAGTCAAGATCTAGAGCTGTAAAAAAGGATCTCATCCTTGAAAGTGTccctttgaaaaagaaagaactgatATTACCTGTAAAAACACAG GGAATGCTTAAACCTCAAAAACGTCGGCAGGTACAGCCTCAAGGAAAGCATGCCCAATTTCAAGATACAACTATAGCTTTTCAGCTAAAAGAGAATAAACGTCTTGTTAAGGAGAGCAGAACACCCTGGGTGCCTCCAAACCCTACATCTCCACCTGCTTCACTGAAACG TGCTTACAGGATATCCAGGACTGCAAGTTCCAAGAAGCTCATTCATAAGCATTCAGCTTTGCAGAAagggaagacagaagaaagaagacaagggCTCATGGAAAAAGAAGCTCTCAG aTTTGAAGTTCCGGCTTCAAGCCATGCTAAAAGGATGAAGGTTCTAACTGACCTCAGCaaaggagaaatggaaaaaataaaaaagctaag gtcACAAGGTGCTTCTCCAACCCAGTATGTAGACAAAATTGAGAAAGCAGTACAGAAACGCCTAGAACCTCCGTTGGATAGGGTGCAG CAGGTTGCAGCAAATGCAGATATCCTGAGTGAGAAGGTATTGGATGATCTTTTAAAAGATACTGCTCAAGAACTCCAGAATacagagcagcagaagaaactCCAGGCTGAGGAGCTCGTCGCTGACAGTCCTAGTCTAGAGACAATGTTGCAAAGAATGGAAGAAATTGAA agaTACCAGGCAGCTGTATGCAGGAGATTCACCCAGATTGTGTATAGTGATTCAAAGTTCTGGGCCCAGGAAATGG aTCAACAAAGTGCATTAACAGCTAAAATACCTACATCTCCTCATCCAATTCACATAACCAAATTAACCCAGCACATAGAGCcagaaacagacattttaattgaaaaactTTTTGATGACAA CGATattgatgaaaacaaagaaccAAAAGAGAAATTGCTGACTGGAAATGATATTCTGAATCCCTTGACCCAGAATTCTATACAGAAGGAGTGCTATATTTCTCTCCCTGTTACAAAGCATATGCTCCAGAGCATCAAGGATTATAACAGCAGATATGAACATCACCTAAAGCTCATTTTTCATGAGGCAATAGGTGGTTTCAATCCATGGCAGATTGCTGAGAG GTACTTGGAGAAAATTAAAGGATGTGGAAGAAGAATGTCCTGGAGGGGTGattatttttcacatctttGTATGGTGTTACCACCAGAGCAACTGTGTGAAATACAAG
- the KIAA0753 gene encoding protein moonraker isoform X7 produces the protein MGPSKPSLSGAPFASTAPLYRNEGKTLQTQLQFNRNVPAVPENLALRFSNPCPIIIEKLKPSTDQRNLSGIDNSSIKSSGKFSIISEERLKQAIQLAKRDMKRKHLEEQMKQKVLGDAVSESLLAQKSQQQKNKVFESPEKKNVLKSQTELKYQGKLGQPSRVETTSSGAKVYLYTPSEGRLTPAVLGSSPTHNMRPDTKPNVNKKEDKSRQEIQRLQKELRSCIQKIEELIKKGVRLNKRVEEILDRDEEQQVCTRRQKQASRSARMLYVLQQQVKEIQDDLEKLSPHEIKHTKKSQAVSRLAAAHRGAIRALQAFANQFTDQTEQLIPTHYKELGSLIRQLSLCSAKLEVDSSVSDIIIDILLQIEDLDSLLEKKQAAKKSKKCLTASQHKFPVNTETSPGRKQLTSPKGGKKSVILKEKHGQEPRKFPAARDKLQHVTNISAVQKMNSHAHILHNKFQEENDLPTPERNAVLKGSIDSQSRSRAVKKDLILESVPLKKKELILPVKTQGMLKPQKRRQVQPQGKHAQFQDTTIAFQLKENKRLVKESRTPWVPPNPTSPPASLKRAYRISRTASSKKLIHKHSALQKGKTEERRQGLMEKEALRSQGASPTQYVDKIEKAVQKRLEPPLDRVQVAANADILSEKVLDDLLKDTAQELQNTEQQKKLQAEELVADSPSLETMLQRMEEIERYQAAVCRRFTQIVYSDSKFWAQEMDQQSALTAKIPTSPHPIHITKLTQHIEPETDILIEKLFDDNDIDENKEPKEKLLTGNDILNPLTQNSIQKECYISLPVTKHMLQSIKDYNSRYEHHLKLIFHEAIGGFNPWQIAERYLEKIKGCGRRMSWRGDYFSHLCMVLPPEQLCEIQVLQKN, from the exons ATGGGACCAAGCAAGCCATCTTTGTCTGGTGCTCCATTTGCATCCACTGCCCCGCTATACAGGAATGAAGGAAAGACTTTACAAACCCAG CTCCAGTTTAACAGAAATGTTCCTGCAGTTCCAGAGAACTTGGCTCTCAGATTCTCTAACCCCTGTCCAATTATAATAGAAAAACTGAAGCCATCCACTGATCAGAGAAATCTATCTGGAATTGACAACTCCAGCATCAAAAGCTCTGGCAAGTTTTCAATAATATCTGAAGAGAGACTAAAACAGGCCATTCAGCTAGCCAAAAGGGACATGAAACGAAAACATCTTGAAGagcaaatgaaacagaaagtaTTAGGAGATGCTGTCAGTGAATCATTGTTGGCTCAGAagtcacagcagcagaagaataaagtatttgaaagtccagaaaagaaaaatgtgctgAAGTCTCAAACTGAGTTGAAATATCAAGGGAAACTTGGTCAGCCTTCCCGCGTGGAGACTACCAGTTCTGGTGCAAAAGTTTATCTCTACACACCGAGTGAGGGAAGACTAACACCAGCTGTTCTGGGCTCTTCACCCACCCATAACATGAGACCAGACACCAAGCCAAATGTTaacaaaaaagaagataaaagtaGGCAGGAAATCCAACGGCTACAAAAGGAATTGAGAAGTTGTATCCAGAAAATAGAAGAACTGATTAAAAAAGGTGTAAGACtgaaca AGAGAGTTGAAGAAATTTTAGATCGTGATGAAGAGCAACAGGTTTGCACTCGAAGACAGAAACAAGCTTCACGGTCAGCTCGGATGCTGTATGTACTCCAACAACAG GTAAAAGAAATTCAGGATGATTTAGAGAAACTGAGTCCTCATGAAATCAAACACACTAAAAAG tcTCAAGCAGTATCCAGAttggcagcagcacacagaggaGCTATACGAGCCTTGCAGGCATTTGCCAATCAGTTTACTGATCAAACAGAGCAACTTATTCCTACCCACTACAAGGAACTGGGCAGTCTCATTCGACAGCTGTCTCTTTGTTCTGCCAAACTAGAAGTGGATTCTTCAGTTTCTGACATTATCATAGATATTTTGCTCCAAATTGAG GATCTGGATTCAttgctggaaaagaaacaagcagccaaaaaatcaaagaaatgtcTTACAGCATCTCAGCACAAATTTCCAGTGAACACTGAGACATCTCcaggcagaaagcagctgacatctccaaaaggaggaaaaaagtctgTCATCTTAAAGGAAAAGCATGGACAAGAACCTAGAAAATTTCCAGCTGCCAGAG ATAAACTTCAACATGttacaaatatttcagcagtTCAGAAGATGAACAGTCATGCGCATATATTGCACAATAAAttccaagaagaaaatgatCTACCTACTCCAGagagaaatgctgttttgaaaggaagtaTAGATTCACAGTCAAGATCTAGAGCTGTAAAAAAGGATCTCATCCTTGAAAGTGTccctttgaaaaagaaagaactgatATTACCTGTAAAAACACAG GGAATGCTTAAACCTCAAAAACGTCGGCAGGTACAGCCTCAAGGAAAGCATGCCCAATTTCAAGATACAACTATAGCTTTTCAGCTAAAAGAGAATAAACGTCTTGTTAAGGAGAGCAGAACACCCTGGGTGCCTCCAAACCCTACATCTCCACCTGCTTCACTGAAACG TGCTTACAGGATATCCAGGACTGCAAGTTCCAAGAAGCTCATTCATAAGCATTCAGCTTTGCAGAAagggaagacagaagaaagaagacaagggCTCATGGAAAAAGAAGCTCTCAG gtcACAAGGTGCTTCTCCAACCCAGTATGTAGACAAAATTGAGAAAGCAGTACAGAAACGCCTAGAACCTCCGTTGGATAGGGTGCAG GTTGCAGCAAATGCAGATATCCTGAGTGAGAAGGTATTGGATGATCTTTTAAAAGATACTGCTCAAGAACTCCAGAATacagagcagcagaagaaactCCAGGCTGAGGAGCTCGTCGCTGACAGTCCTAGTCTAGAGACAATGTTGCAAAGAATGGAAGAAATTGAA agaTACCAGGCAGCTGTATGCAGGAGATTCACCCAGATTGTGTATAGTGATTCAAAGTTCTGGGCCCAGGAAATGG aTCAACAAAGTGCATTAACAGCTAAAATACCTACATCTCCTCATCCAATTCACATAACCAAATTAACCCAGCACATAGAGCcagaaacagacattttaattgaaaaactTTTTGATGACAA CGATattgatgaaaacaaagaaccAAAAGAGAAATTGCTGACTGGAAATGATATTCTGAATCCCTTGACCCAGAATTCTATACAGAAGGAGTGCTATATTTCTCTCCCTGTTACAAAGCATATGCTCCAGAGCATCAAGGATTATAACAGCAGATATGAACATCACCTAAAGCTCATTTTTCATGAGGCAATAGGTGGTTTCAATCCATGGCAGATTGCTGAGAG GTACTTGGAGAAAATTAAAGGATGTGGAAGAAGAATGTCCTGGAGGGGTGattatttttcacatctttGTATGGTGTTACCACCAGAGCAACTGTGTGAAATACAAG